The Rhodococcus triatomae genome includes a window with the following:
- a CDS encoding DNA polymerase domain-containing protein, producing the protein MASPAEELDVDGIAVRLSNPDKVYYPRLGADGGTKRHLVEYYRAVATEGALLRALYDRPTHLQRFPDGVEGEEIYQKRVPAKRPDHVASCQVTFPSGRTADVLRVRGAADIVWAANLGSITFHPWAVRCPDVDHPDELRLDLDPQPGTDFGDARSLALDVVRPVLDELGLVGFPKTSGGRGLHVYLRIEPRWDFVTVRRAGIALAREVERRSAGRATTAWWKEERGERIFLDYNQNNRDKTIASAYSARKTPIATVSTPVTWDELADTDPDDFTIATVPALLARRGDPMAAMDRHVHGLDDLLERADRDAAAGLGDLPYPPNYPKMPGEPKRVQPSRDRDRK; encoded by the coding sequence ATGGCAAGCCCGGCAGAGGAACTCGACGTCGACGGCATCGCGGTACGGTTGTCGAACCCGGATAAGGTCTACTACCCACGCCTGGGTGCGGACGGCGGCACGAAGCGCCATCTGGTCGAGTACTACCGCGCGGTCGCCACCGAGGGGGCACTGCTGCGCGCGCTGTACGACCGCCCCACCCACCTGCAGCGTTTTCCGGACGGTGTCGAGGGCGAGGAGATCTACCAGAAGCGTGTGCCGGCGAAGCGGCCCGATCACGTGGCGAGCTGCCAGGTCACCTTCCCCTCGGGACGGACCGCCGACGTACTGCGTGTGCGCGGCGCCGCCGACATCGTGTGGGCGGCCAATCTCGGGTCGATCACGTTCCACCCGTGGGCGGTCCGTTGTCCCGACGTCGACCACCCCGACGAGCTGCGGCTCGATCTGGATCCGCAGCCCGGAACCGACTTCGGTGACGCCCGGTCCCTCGCCCTCGACGTCGTGCGCCCCGTGTTGGACGAGCTCGGTCTGGTCGGCTTCCCGAAGACCTCCGGGGGCCGGGGGCTGCACGTGTACCTGCGGATCGAGCCGCGGTGGGACTTCGTGACGGTGCGCCGTGCCGGAATCGCGCTGGCCCGTGAGGTGGAGCGACGCAGCGCGGGCCGCGCCACGACGGCGTGGTGGAAGGAGGAGCGCGGCGAGCGCATCTTCCTCGACTACAACCAGAACAATCGGGACAAGACGATCGCCTCGGCCTATTCCGCGCGCAAGACTCCGATCGCGACGGTCTCGACACCGGTCACCTGGGACGAACTCGCCGACACCGATCCCGACGACTTCACCATCGCGACGGTGCCCGCACTGCTCGCGCGGCGGGGCGATCCGATGGCGGCGATGGACCGGCACGTGCACGGCCTGGACGATCTGCTCGAGCGGGCGGACCGCGATGCCGCGGCCGGGCTGGGCGACCTACCGTATCCACCGAACTACCCCAAGATGCCCGGTGAGCCGAAACGGGTGCAGCCCAGCCGGGACCGGGACCGGAAGTAG
- a CDS encoding DUF6764 family protein, with protein MDRSTVIAAGTVATATVVGSLLLGSGTATAAPTCVSPPGTDTAVTDGRAACRAISDVSGNSLAIGAGGVGFADAATHGSALALGFDGGVGAVEARLGAGVAIAVGTDSVALTSTPGWAFVVSGPGAQSFAGDDEQGVSCAGGLGLAVKVLAGQACFHDGVSTWTLG; from the coding sequence ATGGATCGCTCGACAGTCATTGCCGCAGGCACGGTTGCCACCGCTACCGTCGTCGGCTCCCTTCTTCTCGGGTCGGGTACCGCAACCGCGGCCCCCACCTGCGTCTCGCCGCCGGGCACCGATACCGCGGTGACAGACGGACGCGCGGCCTGCCGGGCGATCTCGGACGTGTCCGGCAACTCCCTGGCGATCGGTGCAGGCGGGGTCGGTTTCGCCGATGCCGCGACCCACGGGTCGGCTCTGGCGCTGGGATTCGACGGGGGCGTGGGCGCGGTCGAGGCGCGGCTCGGCGCCGGCGTGGCGATCGCCGTGGGAACGGACAGTGTCGCACTGACCTCGACGCCGGGGTGGGCGTTCGTCGTCAGTGGCCCCGGCGCCCAATCCTTCGCCGGGGACGACGAACAGGGCGTGTCGTGTGCCGGTGGGCTCGGTCTCGCGGTCAAGGTGCTTGCAGGCCAGGCATGTTTCCACGATGGCGTCTCCACCTGGACGCTCGGCTGA
- a CDS encoding serine hydrolase domain-containing protein: protein MVVDQRLLPLADRFFSMYRNPQQGGGALVVYVRGEKVLDVWAGWADRDRRWSRDTVALSFSTGKGVASTVVHRLAQRGVIDYDLPLARYWPEFAAHGKSEITVRQLLTHRAGLHRVRGLLSGPFDMLDYDTVIEALANARPDPRRLNGPGYHAVTYGWLVAELVARATGKPFQDVVAEEIAGPLGIDEYWYRVPEGHRGRIAKLFPHINPGGLNWQFTSAILAHVAPTRGLAEAAMPDGFDLLVRSPRVHDAVMPGWNGVFSADAVARMYGAIANGGEIGGRRFLDPATIEESTRVQARGRDYVLAVRPNWSLGYHRPILASRVQPQNAIGHYGVGGSGGFADLDTGMSLGFVTNRLGSSLTALGDLRLARLGAMAQTLAQNWNTL from the coding sequence ATGGTGGTGGACCAGCGGTTGCTGCCGCTCGCGGACCGCTTCTTCTCGATGTACCGCAATCCACAGCAGGGCGGCGGGGCCCTGGTCGTCTATGTGCGCGGCGAGAAGGTCCTCGACGTGTGGGCCGGCTGGGCGGATCGGGACCGTCGATGGTCCCGTGACACCGTCGCCCTGTCCTTCTCCACCGGCAAGGGTGTCGCGAGCACGGTGGTGCACCGTCTGGCTCAACGCGGCGTCATCGACTACGACCTGCCGTTGGCGCGGTACTGGCCGGAGTTCGCCGCGCACGGCAAGTCCGAGATCACTGTGCGGCAACTGCTCACGCACCGCGCGGGCCTGCATCGGGTCCGTGGGCTGCTGAGTGGACCGTTCGACATGCTCGACTACGACACCGTCATCGAGGCCCTCGCGAATGCCCGTCCGGATCCGAGGCGGTTGAACGGACCCGGATATCACGCTGTCACCTACGGCTGGCTGGTCGCCGAACTGGTCGCCCGGGCCACGGGCAAGCCGTTCCAGGATGTGGTCGCCGAGGAGATCGCCGGCCCCTTGGGGATCGACGAGTACTGGTACCGCGTCCCCGAAGGGCACCGGGGTCGCATCGCGAAACTGTTCCCGCACATCAACCCCGGTGGTTTGAACTGGCAGTTCACCAGCGCGATCCTCGCGCACGTGGCCCCCACCCGAGGCCTCGCCGAGGCGGCCATGCCGGACGGGTTCGACCTGCTCGTGCGGAGCCCGCGGGTGCACGACGCCGTCATGCCCGGATGGAACGGCGTGTTCAGCGCGGACGCCGTCGCCCGGATGTACGGGGCGATCGCGAACGGTGGTGAGATCGGCGGTCGCAGATTCCTCGACCCCGCCACCATCGAGGAGAGTACGAGGGTGCAGGCCCGCGGCCGCGACTACGTGCTGGCCGTCCGGCCGAACTGGTCTCTCGGCTATCACCGGCCGATTCTCGCCTCCCGGGTGCAACCGCAGAATGCGATCGGGCACTACGGCGTCGGCGGGTCCGGGGGGTTCGCGGACCTGGACACCGGCATGTCGCTCGGATTCGTCACCAACCGGCTGGGAAGTTCGCTGACGGCCCTCGGCGATCTCCGCCTGGCGCGGCTCGGGGCGATGGCGCAGACGCTCGCGCAAAACTGGAACACGTTATAG
- a CDS encoding FAD-dependent oxidoreductase: MTYVITQPCCNDASCVDVCPVNCIHPTPDEPQFATTEMLYIDPDTCIDCGACVEECPVEAIVPDNDLVLDDEPYLDINRDWFVAHPTGPDWPEPVTTPAVPKDRDVLRVAVVGSGPAACYATMGLTSTSRVEVDVFDRLPTPYGLVRSGVAPDHPGTKGVTEQFRAAVGKRSVRCHFNVEVGRDVTHEELLSHHHAVLYAVGAAGDRALGVPGEELPGSHAATEFVAWYNGHPDYADRTFDLSSERVVIVGNGNVALDVARILVSDPEELAKTDLADHALEALRRSNVREVVVLGRRGPAQAAFTNPELLALTQMAGVDVVVESDEAELDPASRALLDSGDTEPSVRLKVAQIAGLAARTPDPSRRRIVLRFLVSPVEVLGDTGVEGVRVVRNALVADATGRLVAEPSEQTSTIETGLVLRSVGYRGTPVPDVPFDGARGVIPNENGRVIDPETGRPLPGVYVAGWIKRGPTGVIGTNRYCSAETVSMLVDDYVAGRLHDPAERDAFETLLAERAPEAIDYRGWQSIDRVERDEGKATGRPRRKLVRIEDMLAAAHRE; the protein is encoded by the coding sequence GTGACCTATGTGATTACGCAGCCTTGCTGCAACGACGCATCGTGCGTGGACGTGTGTCCCGTCAACTGCATCCATCCCACACCCGACGAGCCACAGTTCGCCACCACCGAGATGCTGTACATCGATCCCGACACCTGCATCGACTGCGGGGCGTGCGTCGAGGAGTGCCCCGTCGAGGCCATCGTCCCGGACAACGATCTGGTGCTGGACGACGAGCCCTACCTCGACATCAATCGCGACTGGTTCGTCGCCCATCCGACCGGTCCGGACTGGCCGGAACCGGTGACCACTCCGGCCGTGCCGAAGGATCGAGACGTGCTGCGAGTGGCCGTCGTGGGATCCGGCCCCGCAGCCTGCTACGCGACGATGGGACTGACGTCGACGTCGCGCGTCGAGGTCGACGTCTTCGATCGCCTGCCCACCCCCTACGGGTTGGTGCGGTCGGGGGTCGCTCCCGACCACCCGGGAACCAAGGGAGTCACCGAGCAGTTCCGCGCCGCGGTCGGCAAGCGCAGTGTGCGCTGCCATTTCAACGTCGAGGTGGGCCGCGACGTCACCCACGAGGAACTGCTGTCCCACCACCACGCCGTCCTCTACGCGGTCGGTGCGGCGGGCGACCGGGCACTGGGTGTTCCCGGCGAGGAACTGCCGGGCAGTCACGCCGCCACCGAATTCGTCGCCTGGTACAACGGCCACCCGGACTACGCGGATCGCACCTTCGACCTCTCGTCCGAACGCGTGGTGATCGTCGGCAACGGCAACGTCGCCCTCGACGTGGCCCGGATCCTGGTGAGCGATCCCGAGGAGTTGGCGAAGACCGACCTCGCGGACCACGCACTCGAGGCGTTGCGTCGGAGCAACGTGCGCGAAGTGGTGGTGCTCGGCAGGCGTGGTCCGGCGCAGGCGGCATTCACCAATCCGGAACTGCTCGCGCTCACCCAGATGGCCGGGGTGGACGTCGTGGTCGAATCCGACGAGGCGGAACTCGACCCCGCGAGCCGGGCGCTTCTCGACAGCGGCGACACGGAACCGTCGGTGCGGCTCAAGGTCGCCCAGATCGCCGGACTCGCCGCCCGCACTCCCGATCCGTCCCGGCGCCGCATCGTCCTGCGTTTCCTCGTGTCCCCCGTCGAGGTCCTCGGCGACACCGGCGTCGAGGGGGTGCGGGTGGTTCGCAACGCACTCGTCGCCGATGCCACGGGCCGTCTCGTCGCCGAGCCGTCGGAACAGACGTCGACGATCGAGACCGGACTGGTCCTGCGCTCGGTCGGATACCGGGGCACTCCCGTACCGGACGTGCCGTTCGACGGTGCCCGTGGGGTGATCCCCAACGAGAACGGCCGGGTGATCGACCCGGAAACCGGGCGCCCGCTTCCCGGTGTGTACGTCGCAGGCTGGATCAAACGCGGCCCCACCGGAGTCATCGGTACCAACCGCTACTGCTCCGCGGAGACGGTGTCGATGCTGGTCGACGACTACGTGGCCGGGCGGTTGCACGATCCGGCGGAACGCGACGCCTTCGAGACCCTGCTCGCCGAACGGGCGCCGGAGGCGATCGACTATCGCGGCTGGCAGTCGATCGACCGTGTGGAGCGCGACGAGGGCAAAGCCACCGGGCGTCCTCGGCGCAAGCTCGTGCGGATCGAGGACATGCTGGCGGCGGCGCACCGCGAATGA
- a CDS encoding L,D-transpeptidase, translating into MSKFGSRFAVLLAGALASGLVLAGPSAAAPLFPGGPEIPGLPEIPLPELPGVPGLPGAPAEPSVGPANFSAPAISPASGEVVGVAQPIALRFDEPIGDRGMAERAIEITTTPEVDGAFYWINDSQVRWKPTEFWPAHTQVTVNAGGSHSAFSIGDAVVSVADDATKQITVTVNGEVVKTMPTSLGKPGYETPNGTYIVGEKRRDMYMDSSTYGVPVDSPEGYRTYVEYATRISYSGIFVHAAPWSVSQQGYSNVSHGCLNVSTEDGKWFFENVGRGDPVIVQNTAGGVLSGSDGLGDWNR; encoded by the coding sequence ATGAGCAAGTTCGGGAGCCGCTTCGCGGTTCTTCTCGCCGGCGCGCTCGCATCCGGGCTGGTCCTCGCCGGACCGTCCGCTGCGGCGCCACTGTTCCCCGGGGGGCCCGAGATTCCGGGTCTGCCCGAGATACCCCTGCCGGAACTGCCCGGTGTTCCCGGGTTGCCCGGTGCCCCCGCGGAGCCGTCCGTCGGCCCGGCCAACTTCTCGGCCCCCGCGATCAGCCCCGCCTCGGGCGAGGTGGTGGGCGTCGCGCAGCCGATCGCACTCCGTTTCGACGAGCCGATCGGCGACCGGGGTATGGCCGAGCGTGCCATCGAGATCACGACGACGCCCGAGGTCGACGGCGCGTTCTACTGGATCAACGACAGCCAGGTGCGGTGGAAGCCGACCGAGTTCTGGCCCGCCCACACCCAGGTGACGGTGAACGCGGGCGGCTCGCATTCGGCATTCTCCATCGGTGACGCCGTGGTCTCGGTCGCGGACGACGCGACCAAGCAGATCACCGTCACGGTCAACGGCGAGGTCGTCAAGACGATGCCGACGTCGTTGGGCAAGCCCGGCTACGAGACCCCGAACGGCACCTACATCGTCGGTGAGAAGCGGCGGGACATGTACATGGACTCGTCGACGTACGGTGTCCCGGTTGACTCGCCCGAGGGCTACCGCACCTATGTCGAGTACGCGACCCGGATCTCCTACAGCGGGATCTTCGTGCACGCCGCACCGTGGTCGGTGAGCCAGCAGGGCTACAGCAACGTCAGCCACGGCTGCCTCAACGTCAGTACCGAGGACGGAAAGTGGTTCTTCGAGAACGTCGGGCGCGGTGACCCGGTGATCGTGCAGAACACCGCCGGCGGCGTGCTGAGCGGCTCCGACGGACTCGGCGACTGGAACCGCTGA
- a CDS encoding carbohydrate ABC transporter permease, which yields MRSSPERVPQVLGRPWRDYVLFLALVGPNLALLFLFTYRPLVDNIRLSFFDWNIADPVATFVGFGNYREWWGRSDTWQIVSNTVLFTVATVAGSMVLGLALAMLLDRKLFGRNLVRSAIFAPFVISGAAVGVAFQFVFDPNFGLVQDLLHRVGLTVPDFYQSPGWALFMVTVTYMWKNLGYTFVIYLAALQGLRAELSEAAEIDGAGRWSTFRHVVLPQLRPTTFFLSITVMLNSLQVFDIINVMTRGGPLGTGTTTMVYQVYNETFRNFRAGYGATVATIMFLVLLSITVYQVRIMDRGDHR from the coding sequence GTGAGATCGAGTCCCGAGCGTGTTCCACAGGTGCTCGGCCGACCGTGGCGTGACTACGTACTGTTCCTCGCTCTGGTCGGGCCGAACCTGGCTCTTCTGTTCCTGTTCACCTATCGCCCCCTGGTGGACAACATCCGGCTGTCCTTCTTCGACTGGAACATCGCCGATCCGGTGGCGACGTTCGTCGGGTTCGGCAACTACCGGGAATGGTGGGGGCGCAGCGACACCTGGCAGATCGTGTCGAACACCGTGCTGTTCACCGTCGCCACGGTGGCCGGGTCGATGGTTCTCGGGCTCGCGCTGGCCATGCTGCTCGACCGGAAGCTGTTCGGCAGGAACCTGGTCCGGTCCGCGATCTTCGCGCCCTTCGTGATCTCCGGTGCGGCCGTCGGAGTGGCGTTCCAGTTCGTCTTCGATCCGAACTTCGGGCTCGTCCAGGATCTGCTGCATCGCGTCGGACTCACCGTCCCGGACTTCTACCAGAGCCCCGGCTGGGCCTTGTTCATGGTCACGGTCACCTACATGTGGAAGAACCTCGGGTACACCTTCGTCATCTATCTCGCTGCACTGCAGGGGCTTCGGGCCGAGCTCTCGGAGGCCGCCGAGATCGACGGCGCCGGCCGGTGGTCGACCTTCCGGCACGTCGTGCTCCCGCAATTGCGGCCGACGACGTTCTTCCTGTCCATCACCGTGATGCTGAACTCCCTGCAGGTCTTCGACATCATCAACGTGATGACCCGTGGCGGGCCACTGGGAACCGGAACGACGACGATGGTCTACCAGGTCTACAACGAGACGTTCCGCAACTTCCGGGCCGGCTACGGCGCAACGGTCGCGACGATCATGTTCCTCGTCCTGCTGTCGATCACCGTGTATCAGGTACGCATCATGGATCGGGGTGATCACCGGTGA